A section of the Pseudomonas lini genome encodes:
- a CDS encoding efflux transporter outer membrane subunit: MSRTSGLAMAGLGLLLSACQVVGPDYHLPDEAAVHREDFQGDLAVNGKNVVSEPVPSDWWRLYQDPRLDQLVQQAMASNTNLRVAAANLSRARAQVDEAQAAGGWSGGVKVGAQRLQESGEAFLLADKVPVANVGDIGITTSYQFDLFGTLQRGIEAAKANADATQAAADTARITLVADVVRAYTQVCAANEEREIAQHSLDLQAQSTTLTQRLRDAGRGDETQVTRSQTQFKSLRAELPRYEAARQAGLFRLSMLLAKPVEQLPAGTSDCAELPKIAQLLPVGDGATLLKRRPDVRQAERRLAAATAGIGIATGELYPDISIGATVGSVGILENLGKPATNRWGFGPLLSWTVPSNGSRARIREAEAATQGALAHFDGVVLNAIRETQTGLAQYSAQLQRRDALADAEQSAQLAADQTHRFFQAGRASFLADLQATRTYTDVRAQLASANTQVAMSQIDLFLALGGGWESGRTQGSQPGKP, from the coding sequence ATGAGCAGGACGTCGGGTTTGGCGATGGCCGGGTTAGGGCTGTTGCTGTCGGCCTGTCAGGTGGTCGGGCCGGATTATCACTTGCCGGACGAGGCCGCCGTGCACCGTGAAGACTTTCAGGGTGATCTGGCGGTGAACGGCAAGAATGTCGTCTCGGAACCGGTGCCCAGCGATTGGTGGCGGTTGTATCAGGATCCGCGACTGGACCAATTGGTGCAGCAGGCCATGGCCTCCAACACCAATTTGCGGGTGGCGGCGGCGAATCTTTCGCGGGCTCGCGCTCAGGTCGACGAAGCGCAGGCGGCGGGCGGTTGGAGCGGCGGCGTGAAAGTCGGTGCCCAGCGTTTGCAGGAGTCTGGCGAGGCATTCTTGCTGGCGGATAAAGTGCCGGTGGCCAACGTCGGTGACATCGGTATCACTACGTCCTATCAGTTCGACCTGTTCGGCACGTTGCAGCGCGGCATCGAAGCGGCCAAAGCCAATGCCGATGCGACCCAGGCGGCAGCGGACACCGCGCGTATCACGCTGGTGGCCGATGTGGTGCGGGCTTATACCCAAGTCTGTGCAGCCAACGAAGAGCGGGAGATCGCTCAGCATTCCCTCGATCTGCAAGCCCAGAGCACCACGCTGACCCAGCGCTTGCGCGATGCCGGGCGCGGTGATGAAACCCAGGTCACCCGTTCACAAACCCAATTCAAATCCTTGCGCGCCGAATTGCCGCGTTATGAAGCGGCACGTCAGGCCGGATTGTTCCGCTTATCGATGCTGCTGGCCAAACCGGTCGAGCAATTGCCGGCGGGCACCAGCGACTGCGCCGAGCTGCCAAAAATTGCGCAATTGTTGCCGGTGGGTGACGGCGCCACGTTGCTCAAGCGTCGACCCGACGTGCGGCAGGCCGAGCGCAGATTGGCGGCCGCGACGGCCGGTATCGGCATCGCAACCGGCGAGTTGTACCCGGACATCAGCATCGGCGCGACCGTTGGCTCGGTCGGGATTCTGGAAAACCTCGGTAAACCGGCGACCAATCGCTGGGGGTTCGGCCCGTTGCTGAGCTGGACCGTGCCGTCCAACGGCTCCCGCGCACGAATCCGTGAGGCCGAGGCAGCGACCCAAGGCGCGCTGGCGCATTTCGATGGCGTGGTACTCAACGCCATCCGCGAGACTCAGACCGGCCTGGCGCAATATTCTGCGCAACTTCAGCGCCGCGATGCGTTGGCAGATGCCGAGCAATCGGCGCAACTGGCGGCAGACCAGACCCACCGCTTCTTTCAGGCTGGCCGCGCGTCGTTTTTGGCGGACCTGCAAGCCACCCGCACCTACACCGACGTACGGGCGCAACTGGCTTCGGCCAACACTCAAGTCGCGATGAGCCAGATCGATTTGTTCCTGGCTTTGGGCGGCGGCTGGGAAAGCGGACGAACGCAAGGCTCACAACCCGGCAAACCCTGA
- a CDS encoding efflux RND transporter periplasmic adaptor subunit: MKKPFLTLGRVVLTLLIVTFAVVVVWRMVMYYMFAPWTRDGHIRADIVQIAPDVSGLIQQVEVRDNQWVKRGQVLFSIDQDRFKLALRQAKAAVADRQETLAQAQREAKRNRGLGNLVPAEQLEESQSRVARAEVALMEAQVAVDSAQLNLDRSLIRSPVDGYVNDRAPRSQEFVTAGRPVLSVVDSNSFHIDGYFEETKLDGIHVGQSVDIRVVGDRARLRGHVESIVAGIEDRDRSSGSNLLPNVNPAFSWVRLAQRIPVRIAFDEVPADFRMIAGRTATVSIIDDQAREPAQ, from the coding sequence ATGAAAAAACCTTTTTTGACCCTCGGCCGCGTGGTCCTGACGCTGTTGATCGTGACCTTCGCCGTTGTCGTGGTCTGGCGCATGGTCATGTATTACATGTTCGCGCCCTGGACCCGGGACGGGCACATCCGCGCCGACATCGTGCAGATCGCCCCGGACGTGTCGGGGCTGATCCAGCAAGTGGAGGTGCGCGACAACCAATGGGTGAAACGCGGCCAAGTGCTGTTCAGCATCGATCAGGACCGTTTCAAACTGGCGCTACGCCAGGCAAAAGCGGCCGTCGCCGACCGTCAGGAAACCCTGGCCCAGGCTCAGCGCGAGGCTAAGCGTAACCGTGGCCTCGGCAATCTGGTGCCCGCCGAGCAACTGGAAGAAAGTCAGTCCCGTGTCGCGCGCGCCGAAGTGGCGTTAATGGAGGCGCAGGTGGCGGTGGACAGCGCCCAGCTCAACCTCGACCGCTCGCTGATTCGCAGCCCGGTGGATGGCTACGTCAACGACCGTGCGCCGCGTTCCCAGGAGTTCGTCACCGCCGGGCGGCCGGTGTTGTCGGTGGTGGACAGCAATTCCTTCCACATCGATGGTTATTTCGAAGAAACCAAACTGGACGGCATTCATGTCGGCCAGAGCGTCGATATTCGCGTGGTCGGCGACCGCGCCCGTCTGCGTGGGCACGTTGAGAGCATCGTCGCCGGTATCGAAGACCGCGACCGCAGCAGTGGCAGCAATCTGTTGCCCAACGTCAATCCGGCGTTCAGCTGGGTGCGGCTGGCGCAGCGGATTCCGGTGCGTATCGCCTTCGACGAGGTGCCAGCGGACTTCCGCATGATTGCCGGCCGCACGGCCACGGTGTCGATCATCGACGATCAAGCCCGGGAGCCGGCGCAATGA
- a CDS encoding YdgA family protein, with protein MNKSAGVLLGIVVAIGAISAGGAWYTGSKLDGVLNTSIADANKELQAALAGSNGTASLELVSLDRHVFSSTAHYRLKGEGEMFGEAPVELLFVDRIEHGPLPFSRLVSLKWLPVLATSHYELEKTPLTEKWFAAAKDHSPVKGVVNIGYDNSTKGTLEFLPLEAALDDKSNLTFSGLKLDVAASAQAQKVKADGYMDSLKLTTVAEDQTPVQVELNGLTLASNLNKSTYGYYVGDNTLELTNSKTTFGPKQSVLGFKNFEMKNKTEESGTNASGRADYKVGEVSLNGKVIGSAQMAMSLKNLDIPSTMSLMQIYQTKLQPYEKAATEAAAAGLPAPELNLTPAEEAQVKIGLEKLLAAGPQVALENLSFNTSNGESRANLVLDLTKPQSMDLPPDQLVKQLIALLDFNVLVSKPMLVDVLTVQSQIDGQTDAKLIADQASATADMFGSMAVGTQLAKLDGNNVVTKLHYANNQVDFNGQKMTLEEFVGFVMSKLGGTGDVTIQ; from the coding sequence ATGAATAAATCAGCAGGCGTGCTTCTAGGAATTGTCGTGGCCATCGGTGCAATCAGTGCCGGCGGTGCGTGGTACACCGGCAGCAAACTCGATGGGGTGCTGAACACCTCGATCGCCGACGCCAACAAAGAGCTGCAAGCCGCGCTGGCTGGTTCCAACGGTACGGCGTCGCTGGAGCTGGTGTCGCTGGACCGCCATGTGTTCAGCAGCACCGCGCACTACCGCCTCAAGGGCGAAGGCGAGATGTTTGGTGAAGCGCCGGTCGAGTTGCTGTTCGTCGACCGTATCGAACACGGTCCGCTGCCGTTCTCGCGTCTGGTATCGCTGAAATGGTTGCCGGTCCTGGCCACCAGTCACTACGAGTTGGAAAAGACCCCACTGACCGAGAAGTGGTTCGCGGCCGCCAAGGACCATTCCCCGGTCAAAGGCGTGGTCAACATCGGCTACGACAACTCCACCAAGGGCACCCTCGAATTTCTGCCGCTGGAAGCAGCATTGGATGACAAGTCCAATCTGACGTTCTCCGGATTGAAACTCGACGTGGCTGCCAGCGCCCAGGCGCAAAAGGTCAAGGCTGACGGTTACATGGACAGCCTGAAGCTGACCACCGTGGCCGAAGATCAGACCCCGGTGCAGGTCGAACTCAACGGCTTGACCCTGGCCAGTAACCTGAACAAAAGCACCTACGGCTATTACGTCGGCGACAACACCCTCGAGCTGACCAACAGCAAAACCACCTTTGGTCCCAAGCAATCGGTACTCGGTTTCAAGAATTTTGAAATGAAGAACAAGACCGAGGAGTCGGGCACTAATGCTTCGGGGCGTGCCGATTACAAGGTCGGTGAAGTGTCCTTGAACGGCAAGGTTATCGGTTCCGCGCAGATGGCCATGAGCCTGAAAAACCTCGACATCCCGTCAACGATGTCGCTGATGCAGATCTACCAGACCAAACTGCAACCGTACGAAAAGGCCGCCACTGAAGCTGCTGCCGCTGGTCTACCGGCGCCGGAGCTGAACCTGACGCCGGCCGAAGAGGCGCAAGTCAAAATCGGCCTGGAGAAACTGCTGGCCGCCGGCCCGCAGGTGGCCCTGGAAAACCTGTCGTTCAACACCAGCAACGGCGAAAGCCGCGCCAACCTGGTGCTGGACCTGACCAAACCGCAGTCCATGGACCTGCCGCCAGACCAGTTGGTCAAGCAATTGATCGCGCTGCTGGACTTCAACGTACTGGTGTCCAAGCCAATGCTGGTTGATGTGCTCACCGTGCAGTCGCAAATCGACGGCCAGACCGACGCCAAGCTCATTGCCGATCAGGCGAGTGCAACCGCCGACATGTTCGGCAGCATGGCGGTCGGCACGCAACTGGCGAAACTGGACGGTAACAACGTCGTCACCAAACTGCACTACGCCAATAATCAGGTGGACTTCAACGGCCAGAAAATGACCCTGGAGGAGTTTGTCGGCTTCGTAATGAGCAAACTCGGCGGCACTGGCGACGTCACCATCCAGTAA
- a CDS encoding NfeD family protein, which produces MNTRCCAIALLLALSGSVFAADTVVLLVPNPIGIWLITFGIAFLIAEAALPNYGVVGLGGIVMFVIGAVILTNTEVPVPLMIGLGLISALLLIFLLIHALKTRPRRNVSGDDELLGSVTPVTSLQAGDAYIGWVHLQGEQWQVLSETPLQPGQQVRVVARKGLLLEVAAADAVPAMNNDGGG; this is translated from the coding sequence GTGAACACTCGTTGCTGTGCAATTGCGCTGCTGTTGGCCTTGAGCGGATCGGTCTTCGCAGCGGACACCGTCGTCCTGCTGGTTCCCAACCCTATCGGGATCTGGCTGATCACGTTCGGCATAGCGTTTCTGATTGCCGAGGCGGCCTTGCCCAATTACGGCGTGGTCGGTCTGGGCGGCATTGTGATGTTCGTGATCGGCGCGGTGATTCTGACCAATACCGAGGTCCCTGTTCCCCTGATGATCGGCCTGGGGTTGATCAGTGCTTTGCTGCTGATTTTCCTGCTGATCCACGCCTTGAAAACCCGACCGCGCCGCAACGTCAGCGGTGATGACGAATTACTCGGCAGCGTGACGCCGGTAACGTCGTTGCAGGCTGGCGATGCGTATATCGGCTGGGTCCATCTGCAAGGCGAACAATGGCAGGTACTGAGCGAAACACCGCTGCAACCGGGTCAACAGGTCCGGGTGGTGGCACGCAAGGGTCTCCTGCTGGAAGTGGCCGCGGCTGACGCGGTGCCCGCAATGAACAATGATGGCGGAGGATAG
- a CDS encoding DUF1656 domain-containing protein, producing the protein MIGDLDISGVFLPTLLVLMGITYVLYLLVHGLLTRLHFYRLVWHRALFNVGLYALLLGAVDSLSRYLMT; encoded by the coding sequence ATGATCGGTGATCTGGATATCAGCGGGGTGTTCCTGCCCACGCTGCTGGTGCTGATGGGCATTACCTACGTGTTGTACCTGTTGGTGCACGGGTTGCTGACGCGCCTGCACTTTTACCGTCTGGTCTGGCACCGGGCATTGTTCAACGTGGGTCTCTACGCCTTGCTCCTCGGCGCCGTGGACTCACTCAGTCGATACCTGATGACATGA
- a CDS encoding NADH:ubiquinone oxidoreductase subunit N yields the protein MKNPYAPGFWCAIAALVLLSATYFYGVMLAHQLDTALIFLDSAAALIAAMAIVVVAWASLQGQRIKKRQLEQGKILVQIWDTKVALRRVETVFDRYFWGSYWQPGRTFQEVMGELTGTPLEKSLETLKKQCLALDKQVADEGWHWLNNARELSDVANAMARERYQLDFCDPRAEVTGGAVINRDFEVLVYTWTARLKSFDHQLDEIEVQYS from the coding sequence ATGAAAAACCCTTATGCTCCCGGCTTCTGGTGCGCCATTGCGGCATTGGTTTTGCTGTCGGCCACCTATTTCTACGGCGTCATGCTCGCCCACCAGCTCGACACGGCGCTGATATTCCTCGACAGCGCGGCGGCGTTGATCGCCGCGATGGCTATCGTGGTGGTCGCCTGGGCTTCATTACAGGGCCAGCGCATCAAGAAACGACAACTCGAACAAGGCAAGATTCTGGTGCAGATCTGGGACACCAAAGTGGCTTTGCGTCGCGTCGAAACGGTGTTCGACCGGTATTTCTGGGGCAGTTACTGGCAACCGGGGCGCACGTTCCAGGAAGTCATGGGCGAACTCACCGGTACGCCGCTGGAAAAAAGCCTCGAAACCTTGAAAAAACAATGCCTGGCGCTGGATAAGCAAGTGGCCGACGAGGGGTGGCACTGGCTCAACAATGCGCGAGAGCTGTCCGATGTCGCCAACGCCATGGCCCGTGAACGCTATCAGCTGGATTTCTGCGACCCGCGCGCGGAAGTGACCGGCGGGGCGGTGATCAATCGGGATTTTGAAGTGCTGGTGTATACGTGGACAGCGCGGCTGAAGAGTTTTGATCATCAGCTTGATGAAATTGAAGTGCAGTATTCGTGA
- a CDS encoding DUF2789 domain-containing protein encodes MESPTHSLPSLFKQLGLSDDAESIDKFIATHSPLKPELHLADAFFWSESQAELLREEILDDADWAEVVDQLDVLLRKGRGV; translated from the coding sequence ATGGAATCCCCAACCCACAGCCTCCCATCTCTGTTCAAACAACTCGGCCTGTCTGATGACGCCGAAAGCATCGATAAATTCATCGCTACCCATTCACCACTCAAACCCGAACTGCACCTGGCGGACGCGTTCTTCTGGAGCGAGAGCCAGGCAGAGCTGCTGCGTGAGGAGATTCTGGATGATGCGGATTGGGCGGAGGTGGTGGATCAGCTGGATGTGCTGCTGAGGAAGGGGCGGGGGGTGTAA
- a CDS encoding FUSC family protein: protein MSGFFTGVPPARDWFYGVRTFAASMIALYIAMLMQMPRPYWAMATVYIVSSPFVGPTSSKALYRAVGTLLGAAAAAFFVPMFVQSPYVLVVVIALWTGILLFLSLHLRTANSYALMLAGYTLPLIALPVVDNPLAVWDVAEARTEEIFLGIACAAVVGAMFWPRRLAPVFNDSVNKWFADASTYSLRFLSRNVQPDEVSALRSSMVANFNSLELMIGQLPHEGARPQTVRNTKELRGRMIHLLPVIDALDDALYALERRTPELVDKFAPLLTATAEWLDHKDADLDRWQALKNQLEALQPSAEALDDRKQLLFSNALYRLGEWIDVWQDCRSLQYAIQCESQDSWRAVYRHWRLGRLSPFLDRGLMLYSAASTVTAIIVASVLWILLGWTDGGSAVILAAVACSFFASMDDPAPQIYRFFFWTAMSVLFASLYLFLILPNLHDFPMLVLAFAIPFICVGTLTVQPRFYLGMLLTIVNTSSFISIQGAYDADFLSFANSNLAGPMGLLFAFIWTLIARPFGAELAAKRLTRFSWHDIVSLTEPATLAEHRQLGVQVLDRLMQHLPRLAMTGQDTGIALREVRVALNLLDLLAYTPRVVGVPQVLLQQVVGEVGEYFKACLKADERLPAPSPLLMTLDRTRRALDTKCDDGARLHLLHALSGLRLALLPGVEFVGAGELEEPLPHGIDGAPL from the coding sequence TTGAGCGGATTTTTCACTGGCGTGCCCCCGGCGCGGGACTGGTTCTACGGTGTGCGCACGTTCGCGGCATCGATGATCGCGCTGTACATCGCCATGCTTATGCAAATGCCTCGTCCGTATTGGGCGATGGCCACGGTGTACATCGTTTCCAGCCCGTTCGTCGGCCCTACCAGCTCCAAGGCGTTGTACCGCGCCGTTGGCACTTTGCTCGGTGCGGCGGCGGCGGCTTTTTTCGTGCCGATGTTTGTGCAGAGCCCTTATGTGCTGGTGGTGGTCATCGCGCTGTGGACCGGAATTCTGCTGTTCCTGTCCTTGCACCTGCGCACGGCCAACAGCTACGCCTTGATGCTCGCCGGTTACACCTTGCCGCTGATTGCGCTGCCGGTGGTGGATAACCCGCTGGCGGTGTGGGATGTGGCCGAGGCGCGCACCGAAGAGATCTTTCTCGGCATTGCCTGCGCGGCAGTGGTCGGCGCCATGTTCTGGCCACGGCGGCTGGCACCGGTGTTCAACGATTCGGTGAATAAATGGTTCGCCGATGCCTCGACCTACAGCCTGCGTTTCCTCAGTCGCAACGTGCAGCCGGACGAAGTCAGCGCCCTGCGTTCATCGATGGTGGCGAACTTCAACAGCCTGGAATTGATGATCGGGCAGTTGCCCCACGAGGGCGCGCGGCCGCAGACAGTGCGTAATACCAAGGAACTGCGCGGGCGAATGATCCATCTGTTGCCGGTGATCGATGCCCTCGACGACGCGCTCTATGCCCTCGAGCGACGCACGCCGGAGCTTGTGGATAAGTTCGCGCCACTGCTGACCGCGACCGCCGAATGGCTTGACCACAAAGACGCGGACCTCGACCGCTGGCAAGCCCTGAAAAACCAGCTCGAAGCGCTGCAACCGAGTGCCGAGGCGCTGGACGATCGCAAGCAGTTGCTGTTTTCCAATGCGCTGTATCGCCTCGGCGAATGGATCGATGTGTGGCAAGACTGCCGCAGCCTGCAATATGCCATTCAGTGCGAGAGCCAGGACAGTTGGCGCGCGGTGTATCGGCACTGGCGCCTCGGTCGGCTGTCGCCGTTTCTCGACCGTGGCTTGATGCTCTATTCGGCCGCGTCCACGGTCACTGCCATCATCGTCGCCTCGGTGCTGTGGATTCTGCTCGGCTGGACCGACGGTGGCAGCGCAGTGATCCTGGCGGCGGTGGCGTGCAGTTTTTTCGCTTCGATGGACGACCCGGCGCCGCAGATCTACCGGTTCTTTTTCTGGACCGCGATGTCGGTGCTGTTCGCCAGCCTCTATCTGTTTCTGATCCTGCCGAACCTGCATGACTTCCCGATGCTGGTGCTGGCGTTTGCCATCCCGTTCATTTGCGTCGGCACTCTGACGGTGCAGCCGCGCTTCTATCTGGGCATGTTGCTGACCATCGTCAACACGTCGTCCTTCATCAGCATTCAGGGTGCCTACGACGCGGATTTCCTCAGCTTCGCCAACTCCAACCTGGCCGGGCCCATGGGCTTGCTGTTCGCGTTCATCTGGACCCTGATCGCCCGGCCATTCGGTGCGGAACTGGCGGCCAAGCGCCTGACCCGCTTCAGTTGGCATGACATCGTCAGCCTGACCGAGCCAGCCACGCTGGCCGAACACCGACAATTGGGCGTGCAGGTCCTCGATCGCCTGATGCAGCACTTGCCGCGGCTGGCCATGACCGGCCAGGACACCGGGATTGCACTGCGGGAAGTTCGCGTGGCCCTGAACCTGCTCGACCTGCTGGCCTATACGCCGCGTGTGGTGGGCGTGCCGCAGGTGCTGCTGCAACAAGTGGTGGGCGAAGTCGGCGAGTACTTCAAAGCGTGCCTCAAGGCAGACGAACGCTTGCCAGCGCCGAGCCCGTTGCTGATGACCCTCGACCGCACCCGTCGCGCCCTCGACACCAAGTGCGATGACGGCGCCCGTCTGCATTTGCTGCACGCCCTGAGCGGCTTGCGCCTGGCCTTGCTGCCGGGTGTGGAGTTCGTCGGCGCGGGCGAGCTTGAAGAACCGCTTCCCCATGGCATCGATGGAGCGCCTTTATGA
- a CDS encoding type II toxin-antitoxin system Phd/YefM family antitoxin, giving the protein MQYVLAERIISITELAKNVGAVLRDTQAGPVAVVDNNRIRAYLVSADLYEAMLDRLDDVDLATLIRARNQETGEPISLEDL; this is encoded by the coding sequence ATGCAATATGTTTTGGCCGAAAGAATCATCAGCATCACCGAGTTGGCTAAAAACGTCGGTGCTGTCTTGCGGGATACACAAGCCGGGCCAGTCGCGGTAGTGGATAACAATCGAATCAGGGCGTATCTGGTTTCGGCGGATCTCTATGAAGCGATGCTGGACCGCCTGGATGATGTCGACCTTGCAACGCTCATACGCGCTCGCAATCAGGAAACTGGCGAACCAATCAGTCTTGAGGACCTGTGA
- a CDS encoding MarR family winged helix-turn-helix transcriptional regulator, with the protein MNISSAMVVAARHWRKICQTTLVNYGISEACAVPLLMIGRLGEGVRQVTVAQAAGMESPSLVRLLDQLCHAGYVCRTEDTQDRRAKCLSLTETGRELVQAVEIELVRLRHEVLEGIAPSDLEAALRVLKAFEAANHPAVAQP; encoded by the coding sequence ATGAACATCAGCAGCGCCATGGTGGTGGCCGCCAGGCATTGGCGGAAGATCTGCCAGACCACGCTGGTCAACTATGGAATCTCCGAAGCCTGCGCCGTGCCGTTGTTGATGATCGGGCGTTTGGGTGAGGGTGTGCGGCAGGTGACGGTCGCGCAGGCGGCGGGGATGGAGAGTCCTTCTCTGGTGCGTTTGCTGGATCAGCTGTGCCATGCCGGTTACGTCTGTCGTACCGAAGACACCCAAGACCGCCGCGCCAAGTGCCTGAGCCTGACCGAGACCGGTCGCGAACTGGTGCAGGCAGTCGAAATCGAGTTGGTGCGTTTGCGCCATGAAGTGCTCGAAGGGATCGCCCCGAGTGATCTGGAAGCGGCGCTGCGGGTACTGAAAGCTTTCGAAGCGGCCAACCATCCTGCGGTGGCTCAACCTTGA
- a CDS encoding sulfotransferase family protein, producing the protein MERLNLEGWLPIRVWQEGGQWQVDWCWFGDTRLHQPFFRDAVEDALRLPFNQAFRRKTALSSLAAWQVCSPGLTPSAFIFHASRCGSTLISQMLAQLDNHIVISESPPLDTLLRSDLPAVERCAAIKGLLSAYGQRRLGVEQRLVIKLDAWNIGELPLLRECFPETPWLFLYRDPLEIAVSHLRRPGMHMVPGMIGASVLDEECPFSSREDFIARRLGRLLTVGVAQCRAFGGWAVNYSELPQAMTGRLAAFFALDIEQCKQVLTAAGQHAKQPSQVFVGDSDDKRREASVLLNERIQQWALEPYEALEQLRKK; encoded by the coding sequence ATGGAGCGCCTGAACCTCGAAGGCTGGTTGCCGATCCGCGTGTGGCAAGAGGGTGGGCAATGGCAAGTCGACTGGTGCTGGTTCGGTGACACGCGTCTGCATCAGCCGTTTTTTCGTGATGCGGTGGAGGATGCGCTACGGCTGCCGTTCAATCAGGCGTTTCGCCGAAAAACTGCATTGTCGAGCCTCGCTGCCTGGCAGGTTTGCAGTCCCGGCCTGACGCCGAGCGCCTTTATCTTTCACGCCTCTCGCTGCGGCTCGACCCTGATCAGCCAGATGCTCGCGCAACTCGATAATCACATCGTCATCAGCGAATCACCGCCGCTGGATACGTTGCTGCGCAGTGATTTGCCCGCCGTCGAACGCTGTGCCGCCATCAAAGGCTTGCTGTCTGCCTACGGGCAACGTCGGCTTGGCGTGGAGCAACGGCTGGTGATCAAACTCGACGCCTGGAACATCGGTGAACTGCCGTTGCTGCGCGAGTGTTTTCCTGAAACCCCGTGGTTGTTTCTTTATCGCGATCCGCTGGAAATCGCCGTCTCGCATCTGCGTCGCCCGGGCATGCACATGGTGCCGGGGATGATCGGGGCGAGTGTGCTGGATGAGGAATGTCCGTTCAGCAGCCGTGAGGATTTCATCGCCCGACGATTGGGGAGGTTGCTGACGGTGGGGGTGGCGCAATGCCGGGCGTTTGGGGGATGGGCGGTGAACTACAGCGAACTGCCGCAAGCCATGACGGGGCGGTTGGCGGCGTTCTTTGCTTTGGATATCGAACAATGCAAGCAGGTGCTCACGGCGGCGGGACAACATGCCAAGCAGCCGTCGCAGGTGTTTGTCGGCGACAGCGATGACAAGCGTCGCGAAGCCTCGGTGCTGCTTAACGAACGCATACAACAATGGGCGCTAGAGCCTTATGAGGCTCTGGAGCAATTGCGCAAAAAATAA
- a CDS encoding aminoacyl-tRNA deacylase, which yields MRMAKTVQNSLEKAHCDYDIVSHPHSASSLETARLAGIPAERVAKSVILDDRHGHYLMAVLPASRHLDLSKVRGSSEWQITRESNLPHLFDDCERGAVPALGESYGMDMVIDPQLTRQKDIYLEAGNHNNLVHMSVPEFLKMVPHAEVCELSLSA from the coding sequence ATGCGTATGGCTAAAACCGTGCAGAACAGCCTGGAAAAGGCGCACTGCGACTATGACATCGTTTCCCACCCGCACTCGGCCAGCAGCCTTGAAACGGCTCGGCTCGCGGGCATTCCTGCCGAACGGGTCGCCAAATCGGTGATTCTCGACGATCGCCACGGGCATTACCTGATGGCCGTGCTACCCGCCAGCCGTCACCTGGACCTGAGCAAAGTACGTGGCAGTAGCGAATGGCAAATCACCCGTGAAAGCAACCTGCCGCACCTGTTCGATGATTGCGAACGCGGCGCCGTGCCTGCACTGGGTGAATCCTACGGGATGGACATGGTCATCGACCCACAGCTGACCCGGCAGAAAGACATCTACCTCGAAGCCGGCAACCACAACAATCTGGTACACATGAGCGTACCGGAATTCTTGAAAATGGTGCCGCATGCCGAGGTGTGCGAGTTGAGTCTGTCGGCGTAG
- a CDS encoding slipin family protein — protein sequence MGLQLGFAALLLLLIALAGSTFRILREYERGVVFQLGRFWQVKGPGLILLIPVVQQMVRVDLRTVVLDVPPQDVITRDNVSVKVNAVLYFRVLDPQRAIIQVEDFLMATSQLAQTTLRAVLGKHELDELLAERERLNVDIQQVLDAQTDAWGIKVANVEIKHVDLNESMIRAIAKQAEAERERRAKVIHAEGELQASEKLMQAAEMLGRQPGAMQLRYMQTLSSIAGDKSSTIVFPLPIELLKGMADLSSKP from the coding sequence ATGGGCCTGCAACTGGGTTTTGCCGCGCTGCTGCTATTGCTGATTGCACTGGCGGGGTCGACCTTCCGCATCCTGCGCGAATACGAACGCGGCGTGGTGTTCCAGCTCGGACGCTTCTGGCAGGTCAAAGGCCCTGGCCTGATCCTGCTGATTCCGGTGGTTCAGCAAATGGTTCGCGTCGACCTGCGTACCGTGGTACTCGACGTACCGCCGCAAGACGTGATCACCCGCGACAACGTCTCGGTCAAGGTCAATGCGGTGCTGTATTTCCGCGTGCTCGATCCGCAACGGGCGATCATTCAGGTCGAAGACTTTCTCATGGCCACCAGCCAACTGGCGCAGACCACGTTGCGGGCGGTGCTCGGTAAACATGAACTCGATGAATTGCTGGCCGAACGGGAGCGGTTGAATGTCGACATCCAGCAAGTGCTCGATGCTCAAACTGACGCCTGGGGCATCAAGGTGGCCAACGTCGAGATCAAGCACGTGGACCTCAACGAATCGATGATTCGCGCCATCGCCAAACAGGCCGAGGCCGAACGGGAACGCCGGGCCAAGGTGATCCACGCCGAAGGCGAATTGCAGGCCTCGGAAAAGCTCATGCAGGCTGCTGAAATGCTCGGCCGCCAGCCGGGGGCCATGCAATTACGTTACATGCAGACGCTGAGTTCGATTGCCGGGGACAAGAGTTCGACCATCGTTTTCCCGCTGCCGATAGAGTTGCTCAAGGGGATGGCGGATTTGTCGTCGAAACCTTGA